The nucleotide sequence CCTGTTATCTTGCGCCTAACCTTTTTTCCCCTCCAGTcacccacactaggggcaattcgcagccaactaacctaccaGCAAGAATGTCTCTGAGGTGGGGATGGAAACTAAAGCACTTGGGGCAATCCATGCAGCCACAGgacaaatgtgcaaactccacacagacatcagtcTGTGAGATCAGTCtgtgagatcagtctgaagaagagtttcggcccgaaacgttgcctatttccttcgctccatagatgctgctgcacccgctgagtttctccagcacttttgtctaccttccacacACAGCACTGGAGCTCAGGATCACACCCATGCTGCAGAAGCTGTGCGGCAGCAGCACTAACTATGCCACCCTGCATATGTTCCTATATTCTAGGAGCagttttaggccatttggcccatcaagtctattctgccattcattcatggctttccctcttaaacccaatctcctgctttctccccatcacccttgatacccttactaatcaagagtctgtcaatctctgccttaaaaatatccactaacttgacctccacagcggtctgtggcaatgcattccacaggttcaccacccttgaACCATAAAATACTCTAGAATAAAAGTAGATAGAACTGGATTGTGGAAAAAAATGTCCCCAATTGTTATGTTTCTTTGTGTTTGGTGAACTGGTTTTAATTATATGTCTTATATGTGGCAGGTGAAGATGACTCGAACTGCAGAACTACCCCATGGATCAGTGAGAGAGCAGAAGATCACAGTGTGATGGATGACTGTGGGGGAGGATTCCCTGCTGCTAACGTTTGTTGTGAAACAAGATACAACTCTCTGCTGTGCAGCCGTGGGCCACAGTCGGCCAGCAGTCAGTATTTGTTTACAGCGTTGGCCACTGAAATGTGCACAGAAAATGGAGCCAATAGCGCTACGTCGGAAGAAAACACCCGACCCAAGGTTCTGCAGTGTGATGCTCCAGCAATGCATGTCAGGGCAGAGAAGGCCCACAGGGTAGCTACAGAAGGCAAGAGTACAGTGGAGGCACTTGGCTGGAGTGAACTGATTGTGGTACCTCTCCACAAAGCAGCCTCTGAGATTGATTCCGTTCACCAAGTGCCTTTAAAAGGTATAGTGACCAGTGATGTGCCCGACTGGATTCCTTCAGCTGCCATAGCAACCAACCAGTCGATTATAGGGAATGACGTGCCTGATGAAGTGCTTGCTGGTAGTGGAACTGTCATTCGGACTCTGGAGCAGAATGGTTTGATTCCAAGTAAGTCGACTACTGAAATACCTATGGAGGGCAAGGTGACCAGCGATGTTCATGCTGGTTGGTTGCCCAGCGAGGAGGCAGTGGAAGGCAAAGTGATTAATCCGTGTGGGACTTGTGCTGTACAGGGAAAAGACCAGCTGGCTGATCAATCAATAAGTGCCTCAACCAGTGCGGTGGCTGCAGACGATGTGGTGCCCAAAGTAGAACTGTTGAGAGTCACAATGACCAATGCTACTGCCAATGGTGCGTTGATTGAGGCATCTTCAGATAATACAGAAACCAGGGCGAATGAAGTAATCACAGCCTTTCCTGCTGAAGACGTGAGATACAGGGAGAGACTTGATGGGAATCACTTGGCCTCTGTGGTGCACGCAAGAGAAGAAACTACTACAGAATTTCCATCCTTTGAACTCCCAACACAAGATAAGCTGATTAATGTAACCATACGTACTGTGTCCACTTGCTTGACTACTAAAGATATTATCAAACCCATCCACTTGGGACTTGTAACAAGCACATGTGCTGTCCTAGAGAGTGCAATGCCAGAGGTCTCCCCTTATGTATCTGTGGATATGACTGGGGAGAGTGAGCTACCCAGTGAAAAGGCATTGACTAAGATGCTGTTTGAAAAGACTGTGTTGGTTGATATCACTGAAGGTGCCAGTAGAGAACTTTCTGCAGGAGTTAAGCTAACCACGGGAGTGTTGTATGATTTGGCAACCGAGGGGGCACTAATGGAGGATGAGTTGGTTGATATACCTACAGATGTCACTACTGTTGCCATGGACTTTTATACTGGAGGCGATCCAGCTGTGGAAAGATGTGGGGGAGAGGATGAAGCACCTGCGGGCAGTTCGCTGCCTGGGAATGAACGTGCGTGTGAAAGTGTACTGCCCGACATGCTGTTGGATGGCGAGTTAGTCGATATACCTACAGATGTGGTAAGCAATTATTTGCCTGGCGAGGAGGGAGTGGCCTACAACATGGAGCCTTCAGAAGGTGCAACAGCCAACGGGGAGATGACAGAGAATGGATTGCTAGCACTATATCCAGATACCATCAACAGAATCTGTGGATCAACAAAAGCAGTGCATTCCTCTGCAATGTCAACCAGTTGTGTTGTGTTTTCACCAGGATCTCTGACACGTCCGGCGGACAATAAGGTCTGCATGGTTCCTGCGGAGGGTGTGATGTGTGATAATAGCTTCACTGAGGAGAAGAGGTTGGTGAGGCCACCACATGAGACAAAGGGACTGGTCACAGCAGGGCTGACCGATGATACTGAAAGTGAGCTTACAGCAGCAACAAATCTACCCGGAAAAAGGGCTAAAAACGTGGTGGAATGCAAGAAGGAAACCTGTAGTATTAAGATCATCCAAATTAAGGAATGTGGAACATTAACCGTCAACAGACCAAATGTGTGTGCCCGCAATGAAAGTGATGCAATGTGTTGTGAAGTTAATGGCCATCGAGCTGTCGAGCCCTGTCACTGTGAGTCTGAGCCTGGTGTGTTGACAGTTACCGAGTACAGTTGGGAGCAGGAGGCAAGCTGTGTGGCAGATGCACGGGATGAGCAGAGACCGGATGGCAGGGCTGAGCTTGGATCCGTGATGGCCAGTGAAGCTGAAGCTGCCTGCTCTGCCAAGAGGAAGGTATCCAGCTGTAAAAACAAGAGGAAGGGTATTGCCAGGTTAAAAAGGAGGAAATTAAACCGCCCAGTGCTCTTCTCAAATTGTACTCCGAATGTGCCCAGACTGGAGCAGTCCTGTCTGAACAGGACTTCAGCACGTGTGGAGTTCTGCAACAGAGGGAGTAACAGCATCAGTTCAGAGTTGGGCCACACAGTGCAACATGTGGAAGAAATAAAACCAAAGAATCTGTCTCTCCTACCACTTAATGATTTAGCACATCACAAACACTGCAAAAAGTCCCTGCTATTGGAACAGTTATCGGCCATTGCCAATGGCCTGCGTGTGCTCTCCAACGGCGCAGGAATGCAACAAGAACTCCGTGCGACACCCAAACATGTGTCAGTGGGCCTGTGTAGAAGGTTTCatcaaacaaaaataattaagGGTCTACGGATTTGCCTCAGTAGTGAACTAGCAAGCTCCTGTGGTGTGATTTGTCACTTACTGCCCCAGAGGAAAGATCAGACCATCGGTGCTCATGCTTGTAGCAAACTGCAGCCTTTACTTCCCTCCAGAAGCAGGAAGCAGACGGACCATTTTGGCTCTCCTGTTTTGCCCAATCTCGACCTGATTTTGCTGCTTTCTTTCATCAGTGACGGTGGGAGAGTTGATCAGCACTGTGGGTCTGAAAGGACAAACGTCTCGATTATTCCTCGCCGCTCGCGGTGGCTCTCCCGATGCCAGGCCAACCGTGGCCAGGCCCTTTGGTCGCCTGCTTCGCTGCACACTGTTCTTGCACTTTCATCTCCAGCCTGCTACAGGCTGTGGACACGGCAGCACAATGGTGGGAGGGTGTCAAAGGCCCAGTGGCCACTCTTGACTCTATTTGGAGAGGATTTGAAGAGACTTATTCCCCCTGTCCCATCGGACAGACCTATTTGGCCACCGTCCTGTAAATTGGCCAGAGTGGTGTCACGGTGCAGCCAGCACATCCCATCTTCCTGCACATCAACATCCATTAGCCTTTCGAACAACTGGCGGTGCAATCTATTGGCAGATACTCCCAGGTTAGTGTGACATGTTTTGTATTCCAATAGGTTCCAGAGAGGAAGTGTGGTGCAGAGTTGGAGGCCTTTCAGAGCATCGTTGTCTTGCCAGCTCTTCATATGTTGTAGACAACAAtatcattcttacttgctgcaagcctCAGTCCTGCAGAGCAGATGACGTAATTTCCATTCAGCTGTTatcaagccctttggcccgctgtgtccatgctgactattttTACAGATTTCAAAAGTGCTACGAGGTTTCCTGAGTGAAGAGAAATATCCGCAGCCAGGTAGTTTGAAGAATTCCAGTGATGTGGAAAGGGATTTGGTTAGGATGTGGAAGTAGGATGATGGGAATGAATGGGAATGATACATCTTTAGAGTATAATTAAAAGTGACTTTCCCAAGTGGGTATTTTGGGGTATTTTATTTCCATTATATTTGTGACCCAAGTACATGTCACCAAACGAAAGACCAAGTTTACACCCTGGACAGGACCAAATGAATCTGAGGAATATTTCCTATTGGATCCCAGCAATAGATTGGTGTATTTTCCCAAAGATGATCTGATGATGAAAGAGGAGGTAGATTAAATAGTCCATGTATTGCTGTTCATCACGCATTCTCACGTAAAGCCATGATATCTAATCTAGTGTCACAATGTGTATGGAGACTACTCTTTCGGCCAATCTAGGCTCGAAAGTTCCATTGACACATTTGGCAGAATTGTAGCGACGTTGTAGCATCAGTAGTTCATGATCTTGTAAGATTTTCTTTCCCTCTTGGCTCGGAGGAAGGAGTCAAATGATAGTTGTGGTTATATTTTTCCCCGATTGGACGCTTGTGACCAGTGATGTGCTATagggggatatatatatatatatatatctctcaatgtcaataatttggatgacaatgtaattAACAttgagtaaatttgcagatgatacaaaaggacAGTGACctagtggacagtgaggaagaatATCTGTTTCCAACAGGATCTAGATTAGTTGGGAACGTGggtcaaggaatggcaaataAGATTGAACtctggcaagtgtgaggtgttgcactttggtgtgTCAAACCAGGGCAATACTTGCAAAGTAAATGATAAAACCCTGAAGATTGTTGCAGAACACAGATATGGGAGAATAGAGACATGGTTCCCTAAAGGTGACAAATCAGGGGAACAGAATGGTAAATGTTAAGCACTCTTGCCTTCGTTGGGATCGGTATTGAGTACAAAGGTAGGgggcatcatgatgcagctgtacaagtcactggtgagaccacacatggagtattgtgtgcagttctggtcgcccagctacCGTAGGGATGtcatcaagttggaaagggtacagaggagattcatcagGCTCTATCCTGGACATTGGACATGAGTTTTCTGGAGAGGTTCGATAGGCCGGGAGCATTTATTTCTggaatgtaggaggctgaggagtgaaccTATTAAGGTGTGCAAGATCATGAAACGCATGGAGAAAGTGAATGCTCAGTCCTTTTCCCACGGTGGGGGCCATgggcttaaggtgaaaggggagagatttTGGTTTGGGGGCAACTTTCGCACTATTTATTATGAGACCATGCATAGGAAGCTATAGAAACTCGTACAATTATGActgttaaaatacatttggacagatagatgggtcggaagggtttagagagctaaaggccaaatgctggcaaatgggactagcccacctTGACCAACGggcagcatgggcaaggtggacTGATagacatgtttctatgctgtattctaGACTGACATTTTGCTTCCTCAGGAGAATGAGTGCTGCTTTTATTACAGCAAACAGCACGATCCAATGCATGTTGCCAGTGGTGTGCCGGTGTTAGCACTATTCACGGCTCTTTGAATCTCTttttctgtacactgtgagcGTTTGTCCTCTCGGCTTTCCCTAAAGTAGCTGCTTTGGTAGTGTCATCAGACATTCATCTGATATGTCCTGCCTACACAAtcagtgatttttatttttcattcttttGTCCATATAAAGAAATCTCTTGAATCAGTACAAAATATGACTTTAAAGTTTGTCTTTCTTGAGGTGTGAAATACAATAGGGTGGAAGTTTGCTGGTTTCAATTTCTGGATAAACTACATACCGGAATATGGGTCCAGGGTTGGAAGCAGTGCCTCAGGAATTAtgtattcatagaatcatagagtgatacagtgtggaaacaagcccttcggcccaacttgcccacactggccaacaatgtcccagctacactagtcccacttgcctgtgctttgtccatatccctctaaacctgtcctatccatgtatctgtctagctTTTTTTAAACGacgggatggtcccagcctcaactacctcctctggcagattgttccatacaaccaccaccctttgtgcgaaaaagttacctctcagattcctattaaagcttttccctttcaccttgaacctatgtccactggccctcgattcccctactctgggcaagagactctgtgcatctacccgatctattcctctcatgatttgaccATTGTGGATGGTTGGAGTGCAGACCTGCAAGAAAAGGGGTGGCACAATAGCGCAGattgtggagctgctgcttcacagtgccaagacccaggttcaatcctgatctcgggtgctgcttgtgtggagtttgcacgttctcactgtgatagCATAGGTTTCgtctgggcgctccagtttcctcccacatcccaaagacgtgcaggtttgtaggttaattggctgctgtaaattgtcccgaatgtgtagggagtggatgtgaaagtgggttaatgtagaactagtatgaatgtgtGATTGGTGTGgacgcgggccgaagggcctgtttgcacgctgtatcgctaaacaccAAGCATGTTATAAGAGCAGGTTCAGTAGTCGGAATAGAATTCCTTTAAGTATTAATTAATGATGGAAGGATTTGGTTGGGAAGATAAGAGAAAAACTATTTCTGCCTGTACACCCTTGATCACAGGGTCATTCTCTTCAGGTTAGACCTGGGATAGTTTGAGGCGAGGCTTCCATTAAAACATTTCAGAATGGAAGTTTTGAGTTGGATTGTAAATCAACTGTGACGTAGCTGAATGGTAGAACATGCTTGATTAGACCTTTTCATCCTTGTGTCAGAGGTTCCCAATGCCCCATGAAGAAACTCCacggaataaaaggacatacctttaaaatggagccgaggaggaatttctttaaccagagggtggtgaatctgtggaattcactgccaaatATAATTGTGGAGGCCAacacactgggtatttttaaagcagtgattgataggttcttgattatggaaaataggtgcaggagtaggccatttggcccttcgagccagcaccaccattcaatgtgatcatggctgatcatccccaattagtaccccgttcctgccttcgccccatatcccctgactctgctatttttaagagccctatctagctctcttgaaaggatccagagaacctgcctccaccaccggtggaattctctgaggcagagaattccacagacattagtaagggcatcataggtggcggggagggcaggagaatggggttgagaggggaaatagatcaaccgtgattgaatagtggaataggctcgatgggctgaatgacattTCTTCTGTTTTGTGGTGGTCTAAAAGTTAAATCCTTTGTGATTCTGGTGATCCATTTGGAAAAAGCCTTGCCTCTTTGGGATCAATCTATTTGCCCTCCCTTCAGGATGCATTTATGTTCAATAACCTGTGTTTATTTATTCAGTTACCTTCCGCCCTGTTTTCTCACTGGGAATGGAGCTAGTTTGAATGAAGCCAAGTCACTGCTACTTCAACAGACCAAGACGAGAAGGCAAGTGTCAGAGCCACCCACGTGGACAATTAAAGAATGATGGCCTTGACTAGAGAAAGCTAACTATAAACGTGGGTGTTGCTGTTTCAGGCTGGGAGCTGTTGTAGATTCCTCCACTTCTCTTCCCACTGGTTAACTATTTACCAGCCAGGCACTGCGTGCTGCAGCAGCTCTGCACTGGTCAGATAATTCTTTCCACTTAAAAATTGTGCCAATTTTTAACTCTGGCTCATTGACTCTGTGAAAATGGGCTTCCTTCCCAAGTAACAGACAGGATTCTTACCCTGAATAGCTGTTGGAGAGTAGCTGATCTAGAATTCCCCCAAATCCCCTGGTTCCTGAAATATACGTAGATTGTTTAACGCTGGGATAGCTTCATCGAGTGCCACATCATTCCAGGGAATTGTGGTGTATAAGGAGGACTGTTGTTCGTATCTAGGGCCGTGTGTGTCTGTGACACTGTATTGGAGCTCAGCACAAGGGGAGAGCGATCGCTGGGAGCTGCAACTCCAGGTGATCGTGACAGAGGCCCCTGGGAGTGCTGATTGTGGCCACATCGTATGAGCTGCACTCTGGACCTGGTTGTCAGGTGGGCTGAACTGTGCCAGGTTGGCCACTGGACAAGAACCAGGGCAAAACCTGGCAACCTTCAGGCAGTGCGGATGGAGCAGTGGTTTTGCTGGTGGCTGTTACATAAGAtataatgtgtagggaggaactgcagatgctggtttaaaccgaagatagacacaaaaagctggagtaactcagcggggcaggcaggcagtatccggagagaaggaatgggtgatgtttcgggtcgaggtcaggtctgaaaaagggtctcgacccgaaatgtcacccattcctcctctccagagatgctgcctgtcccgctgagttactccagctttttgtgtcttatataAGACATGACCTTTGGTGCatgttgtttttgtgtgtttgagcGTTTGAGTGTTGTGACGGCTTGTTCTGAAGGAGGGCGGGAAGTAATCGTTGTCCTTTTCCCTCAGTAATCTACAGCACCTGAGCTTTGCCTGCATCGTCGAGCCCTTTCTTACTTTGTCGGACCCACCTACCTCAACTGCAGAATGCACTGTTGCTGAGAGCTCGTACCCCTCTGCCTCATCACCCATCCCCAGCATCACCTACGTGAAAACTCAACTACACACCCAGAAAAAAGAGGCAAGTGAGACTCGTCTTGCACCTTCACCGAGCCCGCTGCAGGAGAAGcatcggtgggggggggaggggaggggaggggggggctaagAACCCAATTTGGAACGATCTTTTCACGTAAATTATAGCAAAATTCAGGAGCTCTTCCAGCAAAAACCTGAAACATCTGAAGCTTGACCTGAAATAAGCCAATAGGGTTTTAAGTAAAAAGGGAATGCATTCATCCCCGAGGCAGGGCCTGCCATTGAGTAACGTCTCAAGCGGTCTGTACTCCATTCCGTTTACCAGACCTTTCATCCTTTCCCATGGAGTGGGTGAAAGCAGAGGAGGACAGATGGTTAAAGGGCGTGTTGCCAAGATGGGATAACATTGCTCGAGTTGGAAGGGCAAAACGATGTCCTGATGTATTGAATGCCATTTTCTGTGGTGTCATTTCTTTATAGCGGGTAGTTGTTGAGTTTTTGTAGGGTTTTAATCCACACATGGAACCAGTCTGTACGTGAGTGGACTGACCAGCATCGAGCTGTGGCCAGACTCCAACTGGAATGGAGTTGGGTACATTCTGTGCTGGGAGCCACACCTCGGGATATTGGCAGTGATTCACCGGAGCATACGACTGAGGTTAAGAGTTTAGGTGTTGAGGGGAAAGGGTGATCTATTGGGATAGAGCGAGCAGGTTGAACAACCTCCTGATAATGACCCGTCTTGACTGTTCTCTTCAGGACACTGCGTCCGCTAACAAGCTGGTCGGCAAATCGAATGGATCGTTGAGAAAGGTGTCCCAGATCCGAATCCGAAAAACCATTCCCAAGCAGGACACCAACCTCACGCCCATGGGCCTGCCCAAAGCCAAGCGGTCAGTATGATGCACCTGGCTCCCGCTCGTGCTGTTCCACAAAACTCACTGGATGGTTTGATAATTAACCTCTGCCTTTTCTTATTTTTAGATTAAAGAAAAAAGAATTCAGTTTGGAGGAGATATACACTAACC is from Leucoraja erinacea ecotype New England chromosome 25, Leri_hhj_1, whole genome shotgun sequence and encodes:
- the wu:fi75a02 gene encoding uncharacterized protein wu:fi75a02 isoform X3; the encoded protein is MLSAIVGGGVSRGQQLPTSDAASFLLAQELYIRLRSRRVTRMPVHNRPLQPQGISPLHGHVERDRQASLSEAAFRLLPQDLQCKRVTRTSVQCKPLDPAPAARTHSLKSSGRTVRKLNYRRVANVGLVGSPVNGNSRHNLKPRKSELLAEGEGRPESRVNRRKQASAKLSREFGLEQRKRAGAVGKNHSLVRQSRPQSVGNPGSNQAEGEVGPETWLSAISDVTLKVEFPEDHIQPHVHPAGLSGEDDSNCRTTPWISERAEDHSVMDDCGGGFPAANVCCETRYNSLLCSRGPQSASSQYLFTALATEMCTENGANSATSEENTRPKVLQCDAPAMHVRAEKAHRVATEGKSTVEALGWSELIVVPLHKAASEIDSVHQVPLKGIVTSDVPDWIPSAAIATNQSIIGNDVPDEVLAGSGTVIRTLEQNGLIPSKSTTEIPMEGKVTSDVHAGWLPSEEAVEGKVINPCGTCAVQGKDQLADQSISASTSAVAADDVVPKVELLRVTMTNATANGALIEASSDNTETRANEVITAFPAEDVRYRERLDGNHLASVVHAREETTTEFPSFELPTQDKLINVTIRTVSTCLTTKDIIKPIHLGLVTSTCAVLESAMPEVSPYVSVDMTGESELPSEKALTKMLFEKTVLVDITEGASRELSAGVKLTTGVLYDLATEGALMEDELVDIPTDVTTVAMDFYTGGDPAVERCGGEDEAPAGSSLPGNERACESVLPDMLLDGELVDIPTDVVSNYLPGEEGVAYNMEPSEGATANGEMTENGLLALYPDTINRICGSTKAVHSSAMSTSCVVFSPGSLTRPADNKVCMVPAEGVMCDNSFTEEKRLVRPPHETKGLVTAGLTDDTESELTAATNLPGKRAKNVVECKKETCSIKIIQIKECGTLTVNRPNVCARNESDAMCCEVNGHRAVEPCHCESEPGVLTVTEYSWEQEASCVADARDEQRPDGRAELGSVMASEAEAACSAKRKVSSCKNKRKGIARLKRRKLNRPVLFSNCTPNVPRLEQSCLNRTSARVEFCNRGSNSISSELGHTVQHVEEIKPKNLSLLPLNDLAHHKHCKKSLLLEQLSAIANGLRVLSNGAGMQQELRATPKHVSVGLCRRFHQTKIIKGLRICLSSELASSCGVICHLLPQRKDQTIGAHACSKLQPLLPSRSRKQTDHFGSPVLPNLDLILLLSFISDGGRVDQHCGSERTNVSIIPRRSRWLSRCQANRGQALWSPASLHTVLALSSPACYRLWTRQHNGGRVSKAQWPLLTLFGEDLKRLIPPVPSDRPIWPPSCKLARVVSRCSQHIPSSCTSTSISLSNNWRCNLLADTPSYLPPCFLTGNGASLNEAKSLLLQQTKTRSNLQHLSFACIVEPFLTLSDPPTSTAECTVAESSYPSASSPIPSITYVKTQLHTQKKEDTASANKLVGKSNGSLRKVSQIRIRKTIPKQDTNLTPMGLPKAKRLKKKEFSLEEIYTNQNYKSPSAHSKYLETIFEEPVLKKGSFVCTSLQKRKRLLEFQDYTLPRKRRAHAHVKVQSRTRGRKASTREENIDSLLVQKLTELEAFLAGEDTGH